The segment gttcacgccattctcctgcctcagcctcccgagtagctgggactacaggcacccgccactatgcctggctaattttttttgtatttttagtagagacggggtttcaccgtgttagccaggatggtctcgatctcctgacctcgtgatccgcccgcctcggcctcccaaagtgctgggattacaggcttgagccaccgcgcccggccataatgaagtcatttaaaaatgactATAAATTTTCCTCAGAACACGTAGGGTCCAGCCCTACAGGGCTTACTGGGTGTTCTCCCCATGTGCAGAGACGAGAGAttgtaataaataaagacacaggacaaagagataaagagaaaacagctgGGCCCCGGGGACCACTATCATCAAGAGgaggagaccggtagtggccccgaacggctgatatttattgcatacaagacaagggggcagggtaaggagggtgAATCTTCTAAGTGATTGACAAGGCGAAGCAAGTCATGTGATCACAGGACAGGGGCCCCTTCCCTTTTAGGTAGCCAAAGcagagagggaaggcaggaaACATCAGCGTTTTCTTCTATGCATTTATAAGAAAGATCAAAtactttaagactttttttttttttttttttttttttgagacggagtctcgctctgtcgcccaggctggagtgcagtggcgcgatctcggctcactgcaagctccgcctcctgggttcacaccattctcctgcctcagcccctccgagtagctgggactacaggcgcccgccaccacgcctggctaattttttgtatttttagtagagacagggtttcaccgtggtttcgatctcctgacctcgtgatccgcccacctcggcctcccaaagtgctgggattacaagcgtgagccaccgcgcccggccaatacttTAAGACTTTAACTATTTCTTCTACCGCTATCTAATACGAACTTCAAAGAGGAACCAGGAGTATGGGAGGAGTATGAAAAGGGACAAGgagtgtgaccactgaagcaccaCAGAGAGGGGTTTAGGCCTCCAGATGACTGCGGGCTGGCCTGGAGAATATCCAGCCTCCCacaagaagctggtggagcagagtgttccctgactcctccaagaaaaggagactccctttcacggtctgctaagtaacgggtgccttcccaggcactggcatTACCGCTTGACCAAGGAGCCCTCGAGCGGCCCTTATGCAGGCGTGACAGAGGGCTCACctcctgccttctaggtcactTCTCACAATGTCCCTTCAGCACCTGACCCTATATCCGCAGGTTATTCCTAGGTTATGTTAGTCATGCAACAAAGAGTAGTATTAAAAGCTAATGACTAATGTCTATACTAATGATTGATAATGTCCATGATcatctctatatctaatttgtattataactattcttattctaactattttctttattatactgaaacagtttgtgccttcagtctcttgcctcggcacctgggtaACCCTCCGCCCACAAGAACACAGCTTTAGCTGCCTCCTATAAGAGTTCGGTAGGAAAGGGATCCACCTTTGTAGTGTTTGATACGTAGTTTTaggggaggagaccacccctcatattgtcttatgcccaatttctgcctccaaagaaagaaaaagtaaaaactaaaagacaaataaaatccacaggcagacagcccagtGCCgtgccctgggcctggtagttaaagatcgacccctgacctaaccggttatgttacctatagattccagacattgtatggaaaagcactgtgaaaatccctatcctGTTCTGTTTCGTTctgattaccggtgcatgcagtccccagtcacgtaccccctgcttgctcaatcgatcacgaccctctcatgcgggcccccttagagttgtgagcccttaaaagcgacaggaattgctcactcagggagctcagctcttgagacaggagtcttgccgatgctcccggccgaataaaccccttccttctttaacttggtgtctgaggagttttgtctgcggctcttCCTGCTACAGTTTGTAACTTCAGATTATTtctgacaagttttttttttttaaatccagggtttttttttaaagatttgtcaatttcaaaatatttgtttgctcctgcttcctgttctcttttttttttgagacaaggtctcactctgtcacccaggctggagtctagtggtgGGGTCACTGATCACTGCAGGATCCAACTCCCAGACCGGACAGACCCTCCCCGCTCAGCCACCGAccccatagctgggactacaggtgaacatcatcacacccagctaattcttaaagTTTTTGTCGAGatgggtctcactgtattgcccaggctgagttttcttcttctttttttacattttgtttgccTTGAATTGTATTTGATTGTAATCAAATCACGTGTCAcatcttttttttcaatttgtgtgATTTTGTGACCCAATACATGATTTTTTCCGAATATTTCATGGACTTAAATAGATAAGAAATCCTCTCTCTACACATAATTAAATGGAGTGTGTGCTTTGCATTATTCAATTCCTTTATTCCCATCGTTGCTTTTGTCTGCAGATTTGTCCTATTCCAGAATGGGTATACTGCAACTTGGGTAAGGGTGAAGCCAGCGTTCTGGGTGGCCCAGCCTACTATCCCACCCGTGCCACAGAATCCACAGAGAGGCCCAGCGGCGGCactgggtggtggggaggggggcggCGGAGCCAGGTTTGGGGGGGTAGGCAGTGAGTGCGGTTGGGGTCTGGGAGGTGGGCGGGGCGGAGCGGGGGTGTCCAGCCACGTCGCTTTGTTTTCCCACGCCAGGAGCTACCACAACAGGTCAGTGCACCCCGGGGCCTCCCCTCGGGGCACCGGGTCCCCCACGCAGGCCCTTCCCGGGGCACCCCTTCCCAACAGCACGAAAatctcctgcccccaccccacccccaggtgATTCCCTTCACCTAAGTCTGGGTCTAAACTTGGCCCCCGCGAGTTCACGTCCCTGTCTAACCCGCCTGGAGTCCGGCTGATGGCCCTGGATCCGCTCCCGGCCCCACGCTCCGCAGAGCCGGGAAGGAAGCTCGCGTTTGTTTTGCTGGCGCCGGGGATACGGaccaggccccgccccgccccgcgctaATCCCAGGGTAGTGGGAAAGTGCGCTCCCCAAGAATTTGGGGTGCGGGGGCCGCGGCCACCGCCTTCTGTCCGCAGGTGCTGCGAGCCGTAAGCGCCCCCCACCCGCGCTATGGGCTCGGACGCCTGGGTGGGCCTTTGGCGGCCACACCGGCCCCGCGGCCCCATCGCGGCGCACTACGGAGGCCCCGGGCCCAAATACAAGCTGCCGCCCAACACCGGTAGAAGGGGGGGGCCCCGGGATTGAGGGGTGGGACGGCGCCTGGGGGAGGGAACGGGAAGAGACCAGGGAGGTCTGCGCTCGGGGCTGAACCGTGCCTGCTAGAGGGGAGAGGGGGGTCTATGCCGGGGAAGGGTCTGTGTTCCAGacggggctgggggctgggcccGGCCAGACGCTGACTCGGATGCTCCCAGGCTACGTCCTGCATGACCCGTCGCGGCCCCGCGCCCCCGCCTTCACCTTCGGCGCGCGCCTCCCCACGCAGCAGACGACGTGCGGCCCCGGGCCCGGCCACCTGGTGCCCGCCCGCATGACCGTGCGCGGCCCCGACGGCGCCCCCGCCTACTCCATCTACGGCCGCCCGCGCCGCTCTGCGCCCGTCCTCACTCCGGGACCTGGTCAGGACTCCTGGGCCCCTGGCCACCCCAACGCCGAACTCCCTCCAGGGAGGCCCACCTGGGAACCCCCCCACCCAACCCCGAGTCCCCCTCGGATACCCTAACACCGCATATTCGGTACCCCCATATCCGGATCTCAAATCCCAAACCCCGAACCCCGCGGGGCTTTGACAAGTCCTAGTCCCAGGACCCCATCTCGGGTACCCACAAGGCCCCCACGCAGTTCCAGCCCCCCACACCCTTGATCCGCCCCGCAGGCACGTACTTCCCGGAGCGAGCGGGGAACGCGACGTACCCCAGTGCGCCTCGGCACACCATTGCTTCCCGAAACTGGGGTGTCCAGGGGGAGCAACAGAGCCCAGGTGAGGCCAGAACGGCCCATCCCAGAACTGTGGGCCTTCCCACTCGAGATCAGGGACCGCCCTCCGGGAGCGGGGACCACCCTGCGCCTGTCCGCGGAGACCCACTACCCCCgagccctgcctcctccccaggtCCCGCGGCCTATACTGTGCCCTCGCTCTTGGGTCCGCGCGTCATCGGCAAAGTCTCCGCCCCAACTTACTCCATCTATGGCCGCAGAGCGGCTGGCAGTTTCTTCGAGGACCTCAGCAAGGTGGGGGAGGGGCCGGGGCGGACGCAGGGGGTCCCTGGTCCGCGGCAGTGGAGGCGGCAGCCAGCACCCTCTGCCCTCCCGCAGACCCCGGGCCCCTGCGCCTACCACGTCGTGAGTCCAGGGGTCTACAAGTCCCGGGCCCCCCAGTTCACGATGCTGGCGCGGACTCCGGTCCCCCAAGACAACACTCGGAAGCCAGGGCCCGCGGCCTACAACGTGGATCAGGTGGCCTGGAACCAAGGGTCAAGGGTCAGAgtcaggggagtggggagggcctGAGGTCGGAGTGATGGGATCAGGGTCCCCGGGGGTCCAGGGGTCTCGGAGAGGACGCCGGCCCCGCGAGGTCAGCGGCGTCTCCGGGTCCGCAGCACCGGAAGCCCCGCGGCTGGAGTTTCGGGATCCGGCACTCGGACTACCTGGCCCAGCTGGTGACCGACGCGGACAACTGACCCGCCAGGCGGGAGCGGCCCCACACTTGTTTGCTTAAAGTCTGCGAGTCCGCATCTTGTCCGCCTCTCTCTCTGCGCGTCCTGGCGCAAGGCCGGGGGTGGAGCCAGAACCGGGGCCGTGTCCCAACTCCGAACCCAGCGGGGCGGGGCCCGAGCGTCGGGCGAGGCCGGGACCCCAGCGCTGCGCCGCGTCCGAACATCGAGACCCCACCGAGGGCGGGAGGGGGACTCTGGGGAGCCACAGACGCCCGAGACTCACGCCAGGCGGGATCGGCCAGTGATCACCCCCGCCGACAGCCCCGGGCCCCGACGGCCCGGAAGTCCCGCGTGTCCGGGGGCACCGGGGGATCGGCCGGGGCGCGGCGTGCAAGGCTTCCCGGGGGCGGCGACTGCCGAGCCCCGCCCTCCAGGCGGCCCCACCCGCCTGCTGTCCTGGGGTGCCGCCGCCCCGCCGCCCGCAGTGGACCGCTGTGTGCGAACCCTACGGTCCCGACCCGCGGGCGAGGCCGGGTACCTGGGCTGGGATTCGGAGCAGGCGGGCGAGGGCAGCCGCCCTGAGCAGGTACGGGCGGGGCTCAAGTCGCGAGGCGGGGAAGCGGGAGCCAGACACGGACAAGGGCGACACAGACACGGGACCGAGGGGCGGACACTGGAGACACGGGAAACGGGTCGGGACAGGAGCACGTGGCTCAGACACCGACGCCGGGAGGCCGCAGACCCCGGACGTGTCAGGCATCCCCGCAGGCCCGGAGCGATGGCGGCCTCGATGACCCCGGGAACCGGGGCCCCACCCGCGCCTGGTGACTTCTCCGGGGAAGGGAGCCAGGGACTTCCCGACCCTTCGCCAGAGCCCAAGCAGCTCCCGGAGCTGATCCGCATGAAGCGAGACGGAGGCCGCCTGAGCGAAGCGGACATCAGGGGCTTCGTGGCCGCTGTGGTGAACGGGAGCGCGCAGGGCGCACAGATCGGTGCGTGGGGAGGGTTGGGCGTTCCTGACCCCGACTGGGAGGTCCGCCCGAGAGACTTTGGGTCCCTGGGGGTGCGACGGTGCCCCACTACCAGCACCGGCCCCAGGGTGCCCCGCCGCTGTGGGCTGCCACCCTCACGCGAACCCTCACATACCAGGGGCCATGCTGATGGCCATCCGACTTCGGGGCATGGATCTGCAGGAGACCTCGGTGCTGACCCAGGCCCTGGCCCAGTCGGGGCAGCAGCTGGAGTGGCCAGAGGCCTGGCGCCAGCAGCTTGTGGACAAGCATTCCACAGGGGGTGTGGGTGACAAGGTCAGCCTGGTCCTCGCACCTGCCCTGGCGGCGTGTGGCTGCAAGGTTAGAAACCACCTCCTTTCCAGACGGGAGCCTATGACCGCACATGCAGCAACCAGTCCATCCACAGGCAGCTCCCAACCTCAAGCCTGGCCCAACGCCTCCAAGACTGTACCCAGGCTTCTCCCCACCCCGCTCCCCAGCACAGAGCTTGGGGCCCCTCCGGCTCCAGAGCAGGCCCCTTGGAGCAGGAAAAAGATCCACTGATGGAATTCAGATCCCTTTCCCCTTGGGTCTCCAGACAGCTCCCCCAAGGGAGGAGCGGTGGacttctctccctctgccccaaGCCTTGTTTCCCCAGGGACGGGTACCAACCTCCTCCCCTACTGacacttcctttcccttccctcaccAGCTGGGCGCCCCTATAGCTGCTTAAATACTTTCTAAAACCAGCTGCACTCCTAGCCAGGGAAGGTGAAGGGATGcatggaggtggggagagggctaCTGTGCAGGGTACTACTCAGCATCCCCGACCACCAGGTGCCAATGATCAGCGGACGTGGTCTGGGGCACACAGGAGGCACCTTGGATAAGCTGGAGTCTATTAATGGATTCAATGTCATCCAGAGCCCAGAGCAGGTACGGGGGGCCATGGATCAGTCATTGATCCAGGTTGATGGAGACCCTGGCCAGAATCACTAAAGAATCACTGGTGGATCATTAGGGTCACTAATGAGGATACTGGTCAAGGTTACTCATGAGTCATTGGGCCTGGGCCAAAATCATCAGTGGAACATTGATCAGGATCATAAAACGGGAAGTTGGTCAAAATTACAGATGgctggtggggcatggtggctcacacctgtagtcctagcacttggggaggccgaggagggcagatccctcgaacccaagagttcaaaaccagcctggataacatggcaaaaccccatctatacaaaataattagctgcatgtggtggtgcaggcatgtggttccagctactcaggaggctgaggcaggaggatcacctgagcctgggaggtctaggctgcagtgagccgtgacgatgccactgcactctagcctgggcaacagagtgagaccctgtcccagcactctggaaggcaggggagggaggatcgcttgagcccagttggagatcagcctgggtaatagtAGTGAAActtgatctctacaaaaaaagaaaaaaaagccgcgtgtggtggtgcgcacctgtagtcccagctactgggaagctgaggtgggaggatcacttaagcccaggaggcggaggtcgcaatgagccgaaattgtgccaactgcactccagcctgggtaacagggcaagactcttctcagaaaaaaaaaaaaaagctgctaagTCATTTACCAGAAGTCACTGAGGATAGGGGATGTCTGTCTGACCAGATGCAAGTGCTGCTGGAGCAGGCGGGCTGCTGTATCGTGGGTCAGAGTGAGCAGCTGGTCCCTGCAGACGGAATCCTATATGCAGCCAGAGACGTGACAGCCACCGTGGACAGCCTGCCACTCATCACAGGTGACCTGACTCCATGGCCTGCTTCTGCATGTTACAGGCCTCTGACCTCCAAACTCAGTCAGGGGCCTCTCGTTAGGAGTTACCTGTCACCTGACCGTGTGCCCCCCTACCCCCATCACAAGATGCCTGACCACCACCATTTGGGGTGGCCTGATACTCAACCCACCAGGTGCTGCCACCCCCCTAATAAGAGATTTGACCCTCAATGATCAGGGCCCCTGACCCCAAAGTCGGCATCCCCCAAGTCTCCTAGGAAGCTCCAGGTTCTCCAGTGTCTtcaacctcctctgcctcccccaaAGCCTCCATCCTCAGTAAGAAGCTCGTGGAGGGGCTGTCCGCTCTGGTGGTGGACGTTAAGTTCGGAGGGGCCGCCGTCTTCCCCAACCAGGAGCAGGCCCGGGAGCTGGCAAAGACGCTGGTGAGTGGTGTGGCCTCTCCCTGGGAAAGCGTCTTGATGCGGGCCCAGCCTACCCTTCACCCCTCCCGTCCCCACTGCCTCCCTCCACTCAGCAATCCTGCCTAACCCAGTCCCACCCTCTTCTGCCCGAAGCCCCTCCCTCCTTCACGGCTCCCCAACCTGCTGTGACTTCAGAGGTCCAGGCTGGCCCGGCCTGGGCAAGCCCTCTGGGGCGTCCCTCCCCCGGACCAAGTACAAGTTCCTCCTGGCCCCATGGCGAGGTGTCGCACTTCACTCGTTTCTGTTCCCCACCCCAATCCTTCCCTGACTTCATCCTGGGGGGCTGGCAACCCAGGGTGCAGCAGAGGCTGGAGTTCGACAAAGAACCGGCTGCAGGAGGCTCCGCCATGGGGGGGGTCCACGCTGAGCGTCCTCTCCGCAGGTTGGTGTGGGAGCCAGCCTAGGACTTCGGGTCGCGGCAGCGCTGACCGCCATGGACAAGCCCCTGGGCCGCTGCGTGGGCCACtccctggaggtggaggaggcGCTGCTCTGCATGGACGGCGCAGGCCCGCCAGACTTAAGGGACCTGGTCACCACGCTCGGTGAGGGGGACGGGGTGCAGGAGAGTGGAGGCGGCGGGGGGGGGGGCTTCCCGCTGGGACCGCCCCGACCCGGCCGCGCCTAAGCCCCGTCCCCGCCCGCAGGGGGCGCCCTGCTCTGGCTCAGCGGACACGCGGGGACTCAGGCCCAGGGCGCTGCCCGGGTGGCGGCGGCGCTGGACGACGGCTCGGCCCTTGGCCGCTTCGAGCGgatgctggcggcgcagggcgtGGATCCCGGTCTGGCCCGAGCCCTGTGCTCCGGAAGCCCAGCAGAGCGCCGGCAGCTGCTGCCTCGCGCCCGGGAGCAGGAGGAGCTGCTGGCGCCCGCGGATGGTGAGGGTCGGGGGAGTCCCCGTCATTCCGCCTCCGCGATCCCCTTCCCTTCCCGATGCCCCGCCCCTTCCCGAGCCCGCGCCTCTCAGCCCCTCTCCCCGCAGGCACCGTGGAGCTGGTCCGGGCGCTGCCGCTGGCGCTGGTGCTGCACGAGCTCGGGGCCGGGCGCAGCCGCGCTGGGGAGCCGCTCCGCCTGGGGGTGGGCGCCGAGCTGCTGGTCGACGTGGGTCAGAGGCTGCGCAGTGGTGAGCgctgcccccgcccccgccccgccggcCCCGCACCCTCGCCCAGCTCCGGCCGCGCGGCCTCTGACCGCCCCTCACTCCGCAGGGACGCCCTGGCTCCGCGTGCACCGGGACGGCCCCGCACTCAGCGGCCCGCAGCGTCGCGCCCTGCAGGAGGCGCTCGTACTCTCCGACCGCGCGCCATTCGCCGCCCCCTCGCCCTTCGCAGAGCTTGTTCTGCCGCCGCAGCAATAAAGCTCCTTTGCCGCGAAACCTTGTCAGTGCCTGGCGCGCCGGGGAGGGAGCGGAGGGATAGAGGGTAGCGGAGGCGGGGCCGTCTCGGCGAACACGTGACCTCCGGCGGGCTCCGCCTTCCGCGCACGCGCTGAGAGCCTGTCAGCGGCTgcgcccgtctgcgcatgcgcaGCTCCGGGGACGCCTGCGCCCTGGCTGCGAGCGTGTGGCGCCCGCGCTTTCCCCCGGCGGTGCGGAGCGCAGGGAGCTGGCGGTCGGCGCTTCCTCTCGGGCCTGGTCCACTGACGCGCGGCCCCGCCGCGAGGTGCGGACGCCGGGGCCAGGAGGGGAGGAGGTAGCCCTGGGGACTCGCTGGACTCCGGGGTAGTTTCCCAGCTCCGGCTACTGCGCGGGCCTGGCGGGGTACACCCCAGGGCGCACTGGAGGCCGGAGCGAGGCTGGGGCGCCCGGGAGCGGCTCCCAGCAGGCACCGGTGTTCTCGCAGCCAAGCACAGTTATAACGCGCTCGCACGGCGCTTCGAGTGGTCCTGGGACCTTTCTGGCCACGAGGGCGCTGCATTTGGTTGGGAGGGGACAAACCCAGAACCGCCCGGGCCAGGGGTGCAGTGAGTCCTCGGGAGGGTGCCCTCAGCAGGAGGGGGGCAGTGACGGGGAGTCCTGAGACCTCCACCTAGCAAACCTTCTGGGGGGGCCCGTGGGAAAGGCGCAAAGGTCACCAACGCAAAGGCCGGGCGTCGGCTGTAAGCCCGGAGGAGCTGCTGGCAAGCCTGGTTGTGAGGAGGGTGGGGTTTTGTGGCGGGCAGAAGTGTCgtgagttggccgggcgcggtggtttacgcttgtaatcccagaactttgagaggccgaggcgggcggatcacgaggtcaggagatcgagaccacggtgaaacccagtctctactaaaaatacaaaaaaaaaattagccgggcgtggtggcgggcgcctgtagtcccagctactcggagaggctgaggcaggagaatggcgtgaacccgggaggcggagcttgcagtgagccgagatcgcgccactgcactccagcctgggtgacagagcaagactccgtctcaaaaaaaaaaaaaaaaaaaaaaaaaagtgtcgtGAGTCTCTGCCAGGAGAGGTTAAATACAGCCGGCGGGCAGAGTCCGAGCTCCGGGGGTAGGTCGTGCAGGTTTTCTGCTGGGAGTGTGGAGGAAGGCCACGGTTGGTTGAAATGGCTCGAGGTAACAGGAAAGTGTTGGAATCAGTTGCTCTTGGGGATTGCAAGCCAGAGTTACCCACCTCCTTTCAAGAAATGGGTTTATTGCAAATAGATAACGTGGTTAGGAGTCCAGACAAGGCATGCACTTGGAATGCTTTCAGTCAGCAAGAGGTTCACCTTGCTGAGGTGCAGGTGCAGGgcagggtgtggtgacaggctGGCGATCCCAGGTAGAGGACAGAAGTGATAGGTGTGGTTGCCCAGGTGTGGATGTTTGGTGGAGGTGGAGTTCTGCACTCAGGTGAGCAGCTGCAAACGCCTGTTAAGCCTGAACGTGGGCTGGGTCCTTCGGATGGGTGGCTGGTCTCCAGAGTCGCAGGGGCAGCCCGGGCACTGTCCTGGGCCCTCCCTTCTGGCTCCTGACGCCTGTGCTTGTTTCCAGGAGCATCAGATCCATGCTGCTGCTGACTCGGAGCCCCACGGCTTGGCACAGGCTCTCTCAGTTCAAGCCCCCAGTCCTCCCTGGGACCCTGGGAGGCCAGGCCCTGCATCTGAGGTCTTGGCTTTTGTCAAGGCAGGGCCCTGCAGAGACAGGTGGGCAGGGCCAGCCCCAGGGCCCTGGGCTCCGAACCCGGCTGCTGATCACAGCCCTGGTTGGGGCTGGACTCGGTGGGGCCTGGCTGGCCCTGAGGGCTGAGAAGGAGAGGCTGCAGCAGCAAAAGCGAACAGAAGCTCTGCGCCAGGCAGCTGTGGGCCAGGGTGACTTCCACCTGCTGGACCACAGAGGCCAGGCTCGCCGCAAG is part of the Symphalangus syndactylus isolate Jambi chromosome 18, NHGRI_mSymSyn1-v2.1_pri, whole genome shotgun sequence genome and harbors:
- the TYMP gene encoding thymidine phosphorylase isoform X4; translated protein: MAASMTPGTGAPPAPGDFSGEGSQGLPDPSPEPKQLPELIRMKRDGGRLSEADIRGFVAAVVNGSAQGAQIGAMLMAIRLRGMDLQETSVLTQALAQSGQQLEWPEAWRQQLVDKHSTGGVGDKVSLVLAPALAACGCKVPMISGRGLGHTGGTLDKLESINGFNVIQSPEQMQVLLEQAGCCIVGQSEQLVPADGILYAARDVTATVDSLPLITASILSKKLVEGLSALVVDVKFGGAAVFPNQEQARELAKTLVGVGASLGLRVAAALTAMDKPLGRCVGHSLEVEEALLCMDGAGPPDLRDLVTTLGGALLWLSGHAGTQAQGAARVAAALDDGSALGRFERMLAAQGVDPGLARALCSGSPAERRQLLPRAREQEELLAPADGTVELVRALPLALVLHELGAGRSRAGEPLRLGVGAELLVDVGQRLRSGTPWLRVHRDGPALSGPQRRALQEALVLSDRAPFAAPSPFAELVLPPQQ
- the TYMP gene encoding thymidine phosphorylase isoform X3 translates to MAASMTPGTGAPPAPGDFSGEGSQGLPDPSPEPKQLPELIRMKRDGGRLSEADIRGFVAAVVNGSAQGAQIGAMLMAIRLRGMDLQETSVLTQALAQSGQQLEWPEAWRQQLVDKHSTGGVGDKVSLVLAPALAACGCKVPMISGRGLGHTGGTLDKLESINGFNVIQSPEQMQVLLEQAGCCIVGQSEQLVPADGILYAARDVTATVDSLPLITASILSKKLVEGLSALVVDVKFGGAAVFPNQEQARELAKTLVGVGASLGLRVAAALTAMDKPLGRCVGHSLEVEEALLCMDGAGPPDLRDLVTTLGGALLWLSGHAGTQAQGAARVAAALDDGSALGRFERMLAAQGVDPGLARALCSGSPAERRQLLPRAREQEELLAPADAPLPAGTVELVRALPLALVLHELGAGRSRAGEPLRLGVGAELLVDVGQRLRSGTPWLRVHRDGPALSGPQRRALQEALVLSDRAPFAAPSPFAELVLPPQQ
- the TYMP gene encoding thymidine phosphorylase isoform X2, with protein sequence MAASMTPGTGAPPAPGDFSGEGSQGLPDPSPEPKQLPELIRMKRDGGRLSEADIRGFVAAVVNGSAQGAQIGAMLMAIRLRGMDLQETSVLTQALAQSGQQLEWPEAWRQQLVDKHSTGGVGDKVSLVLAPALAACGCKVPMISGRGLGHTGGTLDKLESINGFNVIQSPEQMQVLLEQAGCCIVGQSEQLVPADGILYAARDVTATVDSLPLITASILSKKLVEGLSALVVDVKFGGAAVFPNQEQARELAKTLVGVGASLGLRVAAALTAMDKPLGRCVGHSLEVEEALLCMDGAGPPDLRDLVTTLGGALLWLSGHAGTQAQGAARVAAALDDGSALGRFERMLAAQGVDPGLARALCSGSPAERRQLLPRAREQEELLAPADGTVELVRALPLALVLHELGAGRSRAGEPLRLGVGAELLVDVGQRLRSGERCPRPRPAGPAPSPSSGRAASDRPSLRRDALAPRAPGRPRTQRPAASRPAGGARTLRPRAIRRPLALRRACSAAAAIKLLCRETLSVPGAPGRERRDRG
- the TYMP gene encoding thymidine phosphorylase isoform X1, translated to MAASMTPGTGAPPAPGDFSGEGSQGLPDPSPEPKQLPELIRMKRDGGRLSEADIRGFVAAVVNGSAQGAQIGAMLMAIRLRGMDLQETSVLTQALAQSGQQLEWPEAWRQQLVDKHSTGGVGDKVSLVLAPALAACGCKVPMISGRGLGHTGGTLDKLESINGFNVIQSPEQMQVLLEQAGCCIVGQSEQLVPADGILYAARDVTATVDSLPLITASILSKKLVEGLSALVVDVKFGGAAVFPNQEQARELAKTLVGVGASLGLRVAAALTAMDKPLGRCVGHSLEVEEALLCMDGAGPPDLRDLVTTLGGALLWLSGHAGTQAQGAARVAAALDDGSALGRFERMLAAQGVDPGLARALCSGSPAERRQLLPRAREQEELLAPADGEGRGSPRHSASAIPFPSRCPAPSRARASQPLSPQAPWSWSGRCRWRWCCTSSGPGAAALGSRSAWGWAPSCWSTWVRGCAVVSAAPAPAPPAPHPRPAPAARPLTAPHSAGTPWLRVHRDGPALSGPQRRALQEALVLSDRAPFAAPSPFAELVLPPQQ
- the SCO2 gene encoding protein SCO2 homolog, mitochondrial isoform X1, yielding MRSSGDACALAASVWRPRFPPAVRSAGSWRSALPLGPGPLTRGPAARCGRRGQEGRRSIRSMLLLTRSPTAWHRLSQFKPPVLPGTLGGQALHLRSWLLSRQGPAETGGQGQPQGPGLRTRLLITALVGAGLGGAWLALRAEKERLQQQKRTEALRQAAVGQGDFHLLDHRGQARRKADFRGQWVLMYFGFTHCPDICPDELEKLVQVVRQLEAEPGLPPVQPVFITVDPERDDVEAMARYVQDFHPRLLGLTGSTEQVAQASHSYRVYYSAGPKDEDQDYIVDHSIAIYLLNPDGLFTDYYGRSRSAEQISDSVRQHMAAFRSVLS
- the SCO2 gene encoding protein SCO2 homolog, mitochondrial isoform X2, which produces MRSSGDACALAASVWRPRFPPAVRSAGSWRSALPLGPGPLTRGPAARSIRSMLLLTRSPTAWHRLSQFKPPVLPGTLGGQALHLRSWLLSRQGPAETGGQGQPQGPGLRTRLLITALVGAGLGGAWLALRAEKERLQQQKRTEALRQAAVGQGDFHLLDHRGQARRKADFRGQWVLMYFGFTHCPDICPDELEKLVQVVRQLEAEPGLPPVQPVFITVDPERDDVEAMARYVQDFHPRLLGLTGSTEQVAQASHSYRVYYSAGPKDEDQDYIVDHSIAIYLLNPDGLFTDYYGRSRSAEQISDSVRQHMAAFRSVLS